The DNA region AGTCCTCCTCCAAGCTGACCGACGGCATCACCAGCATCTTCACCAAGCGCAAGCTGGACGACGAGGCGCTGGAGGAGCTGGAAGAGTTGCTGATCACCGCCGACCTCGGGCCCGCCACCGCGGCAAAGGTGACGGCGGAACTGGCGCGCACCCGCTTCGGCAAGGAGGTCTCGCCGGAGGAGGTCAAGTCGACGCTCGCCGCCGAAGTGGCGAAGATCGTCGGCCCGGTCGCCCGGCCTCTGCTGCTCGACCCGGCGCTGAAACCGCATGTCATCCTGGTCGTCGGCGTGAACGGCACCGGCAAGACCACCACCATCGGCAAGCTCGCCCGCCAGTTCAAGGCGGAGGGCAAGAGCGTGATGCTGGCGGCCGGCGACACCTTCCGCGCCGCCGCCGTCAGCCAGCTGAAGATCTGGGGCGAGCGCACCGGCTGCCCGGTCGTCGCCCGCGACACCGGGGCGGACGCCGCCGGGCTGGCCTATGAGGCGCTGGAGCGGGCACGGGCGGAGAAGGTCGACGTGCTGCTGATCGACACCGCCGGCCGCCTGCAGAACAAGACCGGCCTGATGGAGGAACTGCGCAAGATCGTCCGCGTCATCAAGAAGCTGGACGAAACGGCACCGCACACCACCCTTCTGACGCTGGACGCCACCACCGGCCAGAACGCGCACAGCCAGGTCGAGATCTTCCGCGACATGGTCAACGTCAACGGCCTGATCCTGACCAAGCTCGACGGATCGGCCCGCGGCGGCGTGCTGGTCTCGCTGGCGGAGAAGTTCAAGATCCCGGTCCACGCCATCGGCGTCGGCGAGGGCGTCTACGACCTGCGCCCCTTCGACGCCGACGCCTTTGCCAAATCGCTGATGGGTCTGAACGCGGAGTGATCCGCCCTCATCCCCATGGGTAGGGATGGGTGCACCGACGGTGGGTCGGCCGAAATTCGGCCTTCCCAGCCGGTCGTTCGTACTCCATCTTCGTAGGCATGACTGAGAAAGCCCCGCTCCAGCCCGGGTCGGCCGGGCGTTTCACCGATGCCAAAGCAGCACTGGCCTGCGTGCGCGACATCTATGAGCGCAACACCGTCTTCCTGCGCGACCGCTTCGCCGCCTACACCCAGGGCGAGGAGGAAGGCGGACGGAACCGGGCCTGCTATCCTTACGTCCGGCTGACGGCGATCTCCGGAGCCGCGGCCGATACCCGGCTGTCCTATGGCTTCGTCGAGGGCGTCGGCGTCCATTCGACCACGGTGACGCGGCCCGACCTGTTCGAGCGCTATCTTCTGGAACAGTTCACGCTGCTGCTGCGCAACCACGACGTTCCGCTGGAGGTCGGCGTCAGCGAGGAGCCGATCCCGATCCATTTCGCCTTTCCCCAAGGCATGTATGTCGAAGGCGACCTGCCGCCGGACCGGCTGACCAAGTTGCCCGACCTGTTCGACCTGCCCGATCTGGCGCGGATGGACGACACCATCGTCAACGGCACCTGCGACACCGGGCTGGACGCGGTGAAGCCGTTGGCGCTGTTCACTGCGCCGCGGGTGGATTTCTCGCTGCACCGGCTGCGTCACTACACGGCGACGGCGCCGGAGCATTTCCAGAACTTCGTCCTGTTCACCAACTACCAGTTCTATGTCGACGAGTTCATCCGCCTGTCGCGCGAGATCATGGAGCCTACCGGCGACGCCGAACTGGCCGCCTATCGCGCCCAATATGACAGCTTCGTCGAGCCGGGCGACATCGTCACCGCCAACCTGAACCTGGGCGGCGCGGCGGCGGACGTCGCCTCCGTCAAGCTGACGCGCATGCCGCAGATGCCGGCCTACCACCTGAAACGGCCGGACGGCAACGGCATCACCCTGGTCAACATCGGTGTCGGCCCGTCCAACGCCAAGACCATCACCGACCATATCGCAGTGCTGCGCCCGCATGCGTGGCTGATGCTTGGCCACTGCGCCGGCCTGCGCCACACCCAGCGGCTGGGCGACTATGTGCTGGCCCACGGCTATGTCCGCGAGGACCATGTGCTGGACGCCGACCTGCCACTGTGGGTCCCGGTGCCGGCTCTGGCCGAGGTGCAGCGCGCCTTGGAGACCGCGGTGGAGCGGGTGACCGGCCTGTCGGGGTTCGACCTGAAGGGCATCATGCGCACCGGCACCGTCGCCACCATCGACAACCGGAACTGGGAGCTGCGCGACCACCGCGAACCGCTGATGCGGTTCAGCCAGAGCCGCGCCATCGCGCTGGACATGGAAAGCGCGACGATCGCCGCCAACGGCTTCCGCTTCCGCGTGCCGTACGGGACGTTGCTGTGCGTGTCGGACAAGCCGATGCATGGGCAGTTGAAGCTGCCGGGCATGGCCGACCGCTTCTATCGCGAGCGGGTCGACCAGCATCTGAAGATCGGTGTGCTGGCGATGGAGTTGCTGCGCGAGCACGGGATGGAGACGCTGCATTCCCGCAAGCTGCGCAGCCTGGCGGAGGTGGCGTTCCAGTAGGGAGAGTGTCGGCTACGGGTGCCCCCTCCCCATCCCTCCCCCACCTTCGGTGGGAGAGGGGGCGGGAGCTTTGCAGGACTGTCGACGCCCCTCGGCCTCAAGCCGCGATCAGCAGACCCTCGATCTCCTTGGCGGCACCGGCCAGCGCCTTGTCCTTGGCCTCCGGGCCCATGCCGATGCCCTCGGCGCGGATGAAGGTCACGTCGGTGATGCCGAAGAAACCGAACACAGTGCGCAGATAGGCTTCCTGATGGTCGAGGCCGGCCAGCGCCGGATTGGTCGAATAGACGCCACCGCGGCCCGACGCCACGATCACGCGCTTGCCGCCGGCCAGACCCTCGGGGCCCTTCTCGGTATAGCGGAAGGTGCGGCCGGCCTGGGCGAGGCGGTCGATCCAGGCCTTCAGCTGGGTCGGGATCGAGAAATTATACATCGGCGCGCCGACCACCACGACATCGGCGGCCAGGAACTCTTCGACCAGTGCATCGCTCAGGGCCAGCTCGTCGCGCTGGCGGTCGCTCAACCCCTCACGGCTGCCGAGCTTGACGACCTGCAGCAGCTCGCCGTCCAGATGGGCCGGCGGGTTGGCGGCGACGTCGCGGGCGACCAAGGTGGCCGCCGGATCGGCCTTCACCAGGGCTTCGACGATGGAGGCGGTCAACTGGCGGGTGACGGAGGCGGTGCCGAGCGGGCTGGAGTCGACATGCAGGATCGTGGTCATGGCGGAAGGAGCCTCTTGGTTGTTGCGGCCGTCGGTCCCGGCCGGTTTCTGACGCCCAAGATGCTCCAATGTTTCCCGGCGGTTAAGCCGGGCTGTGCGCGAAAGATCGTTTCATACGACGCAACAATCGCCAGCCCGGATCAGCGCGTGACCAGATGTCCGCCGCGGAAGACCGCCATCTGTCCGGGCTGCATCACCGTCCACGCCTCGTCGCGGGTCAGCGGACGGGTGGCAATGACGGTGACGACGTCGTTCGGCGTCGTCTCCTTGGAGAAATCGATGCTCATGTCGGCATCGACCAGGGTGGCGGCACCGAAGGGCGCCTTGCGGGTCAGCCAGGCGAGGTTGGTGGCGCAGTGGCACCACAGGGTGCGCCCGTCGCTGAGCAGCATGTTGAACACGCCGAGAGACCCCAGGTCGGCGGCGAGATGACGGATCAGCTTCATCAGCCCGGCGGTCGTCTTCGGCGGCTCCGGATACTGCATGCGGATCTGGTCGAGCAGCCAGCAGAAGGCATGCTCGCTGTCGGTGGTGCCGACCGGCTCGTAGAAGGTGAGCATACGGTCCTTTACGCCCTTCAACTGGCCATTGTGGGCGAAGGTCCACACCCGCCCCCACAATTCTCGGGTGAAGGGGTGGGTGTTCTCCAGCGACACCCGGCCGCGGTTGGCGCGGCGGATGTGCGAGATCACCGTGCAGGACTTGATCGAATATTGGCTGACCAGCCGGGCGATCTCCGATTCGCTGCTGGGAGACGGATCGTGGAAGCTGCGGCAGCCCTTGCCCTCGTAGAAGGCGATGCCCCAGCCGTCGCGGTGCGGCCCGGTCGCCCCGCCCCGCCGCATCAGCCCGGCGAAGCTGAAGCAGATGTCCGTGGGCACGTTGGCGCTCATGCCCAGGAGTTCGCACATGGTATCCTCGCCTGCCGCTTGTCGTTCGCCTCTGGGCGCACAAGCTACGACAGGCGGCGGACGGCGTCACCTTTCGACTTGCGCCCTGCGGCCGCGACGGGAGCTACACCGCCGGCTTCGGACAGGGCGGCATGTCGGGCCGCAGGCATCCCTCCATCGCCCCGCCGGCCGGCGCCGCACCGGCCAGCCCGATCCAGGCATTGACCCGGTCGGTCTCGAAACCGCAGTCGCGGCGGTCGCCGACCTGCATCAGCGGCCGGCGGATCAATAGCGGGCGTTCGACCATGGCGGCCAGCGCCGACGCCTCGTCCAGCGCCTCCGGTACCACCTCGCCGCTCTTCACCGCAGGCGCGGCGCGGTTGAACCAGTCCGCCACCGGCCGGTCGCCGAAGAAGGGGCGCAGCGTTCCGGGCGTCCAGGGTTCGGACAACAGGTCGCGGGCGATCACCCGATGTCCGGCCTGTTCCAGCATCGCCTTCTGCCGGGCGTTGCCGCCGCAGCCGGGTTTCTCGAAGAAGGTCACGTCGGCCATCGGTCATTCCTTTCCGAACAGCGGCGCGCGGGCCAGCAGCGCGTCGGTTTGCTGACAAATCTCGTCATACACCTTGCGGTCCAGCTTGCGCAGCCAGCGCGACGGGATCGACTCCACGCCATAGGTGGCGCCGGCCAGCATGCCGGCGATGGCGCCGGTGGTGTCGGCGTCGCCCCCCTGGTTCACCGTCTCCACCACGCAGGATTCGACCGAATCGGTCTGGAAGTAATAGTGGAAGACCGTCTGAACCGTATCGACGACGAAGGCGGTGGACAGGCCGCGGTAGGGCTCGAACTTGAACTGGCGGTGTCGGGCGATCAGCGCGTTCGCCTCCTCCCGCGCCGCGACGATGCCGCCGCCCCGCACCAGCCGCTGCACCATCCGGCCGAGCGCGATCACCGCGGAATCGGACAGCTGGTTGCAGTGGGTGATGCGCGACTGTTCGACCGACCAGCGTTCGAACGCCGCATCGTCGCCCAGCGTCGCCAGCGCCACCGGCAGGTTGCGCATCGCCGCCCCGTTGCCGGCATGGTACTCCGACTCCGGCTCCTCCAGGGTGCCATGCATGATGAAGCGGCGGATGCCGCGGCGCGTCGTGTCGCCGACATCGACCGGCACCGATTTCAGCCAGATGGCGAACTCCTCGGCGGCTCGGCGGGCGTCCCAGTCCGGCCCGGACAGGATGGCGCGGCCGAGATGCAGCGACATCTCGGTGTCGTCGGTCACTTGCCCGGCGGGCAGCTTCAGCCAGCCGCCGCCCTTGATGTGCTTGTGGACGCCGTACTGGTGGGCGATCTCTCCCTTGGTCAGGAATTCCACGGTGGCGCCCAGCGCGTCGCCGCAGGCCAGGCCGAGATAGGCGCCCAAGGCCCTGGACCGGATGTCCGGCGGGATTTGGGGCGTGAAACTGGTCGGATCGGTCATGCCATGGGGCGATAAGCCCGCCCTTTCCTGGTGCGCCCTGCAAGCGGCCATGCGACCGCAGCCGGACGTGAGTTGTCAGAGAAGCGACACACCCACCCGGTAATCCCCGCCAATCACCAGATACTCCCCTTCGCCCTGGAAAGGATAGCGCGGCAGAATGTCGCGGAAGAACACCACCTTGGGCAAAGGCACCCAGGCGTCGAGGATGTAGTCGCCGAACTGGCCGGCGATGTCGCGGTTTATCGAGAAGGAACACAGGTTGTTCAGCCGCAGCACCGCCGTCCGCTTGTCCGGCCGCGCGACGATGTGGTGTTCCTCGAAATCGTTGACGCCCCGGTACAGCCGGATGTGCGACGCCCAGTTGGGCATCGGCGCCTCCGGCCAGCCGCGGCGGATCGTCCACTGGCAGAACTCGTACAGCAGGTCGAGCTGCAGGTGGATGTTGTTGTTGTGGAAGCGGGTCGACTGCTTCTCCTCGCCATAGGCCGTCCAGGCGTCGGAGGCAAAGCGGCGGATCGGCTCGCGGTGGAAGGTGGGCAGCAGGCCGAACCGGCTCTCGACCCAACCCTTCAGCACCGCCCCTTCCGCCAGGTTGCTGTCGAACATCCAGCCCTTCAGCAGGCGCAGGTAGCTGGCGCGGAAACGCCGCTTGCCGTCCGGCCCTTCCGACCCGGAGAAATCCGGATTGACCCCGAAGATGCCCGCCATGTAGCGCTGAAAGACATCCGATGCGGACAGCGCGTTGCGGCTTTCGTCCAGCGCCTCGAACAGGGCCGCATGCTCGCTGCGGGTGGCGCCGATGCGCAACCGCCGCGGCTCGTCGTTGTAGGCCTCGCCGCACAGGGCGGCGGCCGGCACATTGACCAGATTGGTGCGGTGGGTGCGCAGCGCCAGCGGCGAGTCCGGATCGACCGGCCGACCTTTCGCATCCCGCATCACCGCCCCGTCCGCCACGCCCGTCCGCTCCGTCCGAATGTCACCAATTTTTATATGGATAATGTGGAATCCGGCGCGCGCCAAGCCTCCTGCTGCGCAGCCCGACAGAGGCGCGTCGCCGCATGTCGCACTATTGTCCGTTTGAAGCCGAACCATCCGGCCCCCATACTCAGTAAAGCGACGCTCAAGATCCGGCGGCACACGCATGGCCTTCTGGCCGACCAAGTATGACGACAGCCAGCGCCGACGCGCCACCCCCGCGCTTGGTCAGACCTCTCCCCCGCCCCCCTCCCCTCCACCGCTCCAGCCGACAACGCCGGACAGCCGCCCGCCGCGCGGCAGCGACGAGGCGCGCACCGCCCTGCGGCTGGCGCAGCTGCTGCGCGGCACCATCACGCCGCTGCGCGGCGACGCCGTGCTGGAATTGCTGGAGCCACACCGGCCGCGGCTGGTGCCCAAGCCGGTCAACCCGCTGCCGGCCCTGGTCGGACAGCCGCCAGGCCGGATGCTCGACGCGCTGCTGCGGCCGATCGGGCAGATCGTCACCGACGTGCTGCTGCCGGGTGTGCGCGACCACCTGATCGACCGGCTGGTTACCGGCCGCACCGACCATGACGAGACCCTGCCGAACGCCGTCGATCTGGCCGAGGCGATGCGGGCGCTGATCGGCCGGATGCGCGGCGGCGGCAAGGCCCATCTCCAGTCGGTGGTTGCGGCGATCGAGGCCGACGCCCGCACCACCGCCGATGCGCTGACCCGGGAGCGCCGCCCGGTGGATGTCGGCGGCATCGACCGGCTGGCGCGCGCCCTGCTGCGGTTCGAGGTGCGGCGAATGGTGCTGGAGGTGCTGGGCAGCGGCAGCGCGGTGCAGGACGTCGTCTACCAGTCGCGGCGGCTGGCCCGCTATTCCCTGCACCGCGCCACCGAGGCGATCGAGGGCTTCGTCGCCGACCGCGGGCTGAAGGCGCTGCACGCCAGCCTCGCAACCCTGGCCCAGGCCGACGGGCTGATCGTCATCGCGCTCCGCAACCTGGACGACCAGGAGGAGACGAAGGAGGAGTCCGGCCCCTTCGTCGAGCCGGCCGACCGCAAGGCGATGAACGACTGGCTGTCGGCGGCATGGCGACTTTCCGACACTTTGTTCGATCTCGTCGGAAAGGCCGCTGCCGGCGGCGGGCTGGACGACCTGCTGTTCGCAGCCCTGCTGCGCCAGTTGCGCAGCCTGCATTATTTCTGCGCCGACCTGAGCCACGCCGGCCGGCCAGCCGCGGTCGACACGCTGAAGCAGCGGCTGATCGAACGCGCCGACGCGCTGGCGCGGCTGACCGGCGACCGGCTGGTGGAAGTGCTGCTGGCGAAACCCGCCGATCGGGCGCTGGCCCGCCGGCTGGTCGCCCGCGGCCGGCTGCTGGCGCAACTCCTCTACGACATGGACCGTGACGAGGCGGTGGAGGAGCTGGCGCTCCGCATCGTCGTCGCGGCCGAGGCGCTGGGCGAGGCGCGGTAGGAAAACAGGGTTCGCGTCGCCTTGCCGCCCCCCGCCGCAAAAGACCAGACAAAATGTCGGGCTTTGTCGCATGTGTCGGGACCCCGACAAAGGTGTCCGCTCCCCCGATACGGAAAAATATTCATATGTTTCAATAGATTGCGATTTTTATCAGCTCTGGCACGGGTCGTGCAATCCATGAAATCCGAAGCGGCCACGAACCGGCCGCACCGGATCGAAGCAACCTTCCACGACCCAAGCACAGGAGCGACCCACATGGCCAAAGCGCCTCTGCGTCAGATCGCCTTTTACGGCAAGGGCGGTATCGGCAAGTCCACCACCTCTCAGAACACGCTGGCCGCGCTGGTCGAGCTGGATCAGAAGATCCTGATCGTCGGCTGCGACCCGAAGGCCGACTCGACCCGCCTGATCCTGCACGCAAAGGCCCAGGACACCGTCCTGCATCTGGCCGCCGAGGCCGGCTCGGTCGAGGATCTGGAGCTCGAGGACGTCCTCAAGGTCGGCTACAAGAACATCAAGTGCGTCGAGTCGGGTGGTCCGGAGCCGGGGGTCGGCTGCGCCGGCCGCGGCGTCATCACCTCGATCAACTTCCTGGAAGAGAACGGCGCCTACGACGACGTGGACTATGTGTCCTACGACGTGCTGGGCGACGTGGTCTGCGGCGGTTTCGCGATGCCGATCCGCGAGAACAAGGCCCAGGAAATCTACATCGTCATGTCGGGCGAGATGATGGCGCTCTACGCCGCCAACAACATCGCCAAGGGCATCCTGAAGTACGCGCACAGCGGCGGCGTCCGCCTCGGCGGCCTGATCTGCAACGAGCGCCAGACGGACAAGGAATGGGATCTGGCCGACGCGCTGGCCAAGCGCCTGGGCTCCAAGCTGATCCACTTCGTGCCGCGCGACAACATCGTGCAGCATGCCGAGCTGCGCCGCATGACGGTCATCGAGTATGCGCCGGAAAGCAAGCAGGCCGGCGAATACCGCGCGCTCGCCAACAAGATCCATGCGAACTCGGGCCAGGGTTGCATCCCGACCCCGATCACCATGGAAGAGCTGGAAGAGATGCTGATGGACTTCGGCATCATGAAGACCGAGGAGCAGCAGCTCGCCGAGCTGGCTGCCAAGGAAGCGGCGAAGGCCGGCGCCTGATCTCGGGCGTAGCGACGGTTGCCTACCGGCCCCCCTGCCTACGGGCAGGGGGGACCGCCTGAACACTGGCCCTTTTCCCCAGCCCCGCACAACGTCGACCCAACGACCATAGGGACGTCGGCGTGGGAGGGAGGGGCTCGGTCACGCGCTGCAGTGGCGCGAATATTCAAGCAGGAGGCCGGCTATGAGCCTGTCCGAGAACACCACGGTCGACGTCAAGAACCTCGTCAACGAAGTCCTCGAAGCCTATCCCGAGAAGGCCCGCAAGCGCCGCGCCAAGCACCTGAACGTGCTGGAGGCCGAGGCGAAGGATTGCGGCGTCAAGTCGAACGTCAAGTCCATCCCCGGCGTCATGACGATCCGCGGGTGCGCCTACGCCGGTTCCAAGGGCGTGGTGTGGGGTCCGATCAAGGACATGATCCACATCTCCCACGGCCCCGTGGGCTGCGGCTATTATTCCTGGTCCGGCCGCCGCAACTACTACATCGGCGATACCGGTGTGGACAGCTGGGGCACGATGCACTTCACCTCCGACTTCCAGGAGAAGGACATCGTCTTCGGCGGCGACAAGAAGCTGCACAAGGTCATCGAGGAAATCAACGAGCTGTTCCCGCTGGTGAACGGCATCTCGATCCAGTCGGAATGCCCGATCGGCCTGATCGGCGACGACATCGAGGCGGTCGCCCGCGCCAAGTCGGCGGAAATCGGCAAGCCGGTCATCCCCGTGCGCTGCGAAGGCTTCCGCGGCGTGTCCCAGTCGCTGGGCCACCACATCGCCAACGACACCATCCGCGACTGGGTGTTCGAAAAGACCTCGCCCAAGCCCGACTTCGTCTCCACCCCCTATGACGTCACCATCATCGGCGACTACAACATCGGTGGCGACGCCTGGTCCTCCCGCATCCTCCTGGAGGAGATCGGCCTGCGCGTGATCGCCCAGTGGTCGGGCGACGGCACGATGGCCGAGCTGGAGAACACGCCGAAGGCCAAGGTCAATCTGATCCACTGCTACCGCTCGATGAACTACATCGCGCGCCATATGGAAGAGAAGTACAATATTCCTTGGATGGAATACAACTTCTTCGGCCCGAGCCAGATCGCCGAGTCCCTGCGCAAGATCGCCGCTCTCTTCGACGACAAGATCAAGGAGAATGCGGAGAAGGTCATCGCCCGTTACCAGCCGATGGTCGATGCGGTCATCGCCAAGTACCGGACGCGGCTCGAAGGCAAGAAGGTCATGATCTACGTCGGCGGCCTGCGTCCCCGCCACGTCGTCGATGCCTACCATGACCTGGGCATGGAGATCATCGGCACCGGTTACGAATTCGCCCACAACGACGATTATCAGCGCACGCCCCACTATGTGAAGGAAGGCACGCTGATCTACGACGACGTCACCGCGTTCGAACTGGAGAAGTTCGTCGAGGCGATCCGTCCCGACCTCGTCGCGTCGGGCATCAAGGAAAAATACGTGTTCCAGAAGATGGGCCTGCCGTTCCGCCAGATGCACAGCTGGGACTATTCGGGCCCCTATCACGGCTATGACGGCTTCGCGATCTTCGCCCGCGACATGGACCTCGCCATCAACAACCCCGTCTGGGGCGTGATGAAGGCGCCGTTCTGACCATCGGCCTCTGGAACAGGAGAATTTGAGAATGACCGACAAGCTTTCGCAGAGCGCCGACAAGGTCCTCGACCACTACACGCTCTTCCGTCAGCCCGAATACGCGGCGATGTTCGAGAAGAAGAAGGCCGAGTTCGAATACGGCCATTCGGACGAAGAAGTCGCCCGCGTTTCCGAATGGACCAAGTCCGAGGAATACAAGGCGAAGAACTTCGCCCGTGAAGCGGTTGTCATCAACCCGACCAAGGCCTGCCAGCCGATCGGCGCGATGTTCGCCGCCCAGGGCTTCGAGGGCACCCTGCCCTTCGTCCATGGCAGCCAAGGCTGCGTCGCCTATTACCGCACCCACCTGACCCGTCACTTCAAGGAGCCGAACAGCGCGGTCTCCTCGTCGATGACCGAAGACGCGGCGGTGTTCGGCGGCCTGAACAACATGATCGACGGCCTGGCGAACGCCTATGCGCTCTACAAGCCGAAGATGATCGCGGTGATGACCACCTGCATGGCCGAAGTCATCGGCGACGACCTGCAGGGCTTCATCGCCAACGCCAAGACCAAGGACAGCGTCCCGGCCGATTTCCCGGTGCCCTACGCCCACACTCCGGCCTTCGTCGGCAGCCACATCGTCGGCTACGACAACATGATCAAGGGGATCCTGAACAATTTCTGGGGTTCGTCGGAGAATTTCGACACGCCCAAGACCGAGCAGATCAACCTGATCCCGGGCTTCGACGGCTTCGCGGTCGGCAACAACCGCGAACTGAAGCGGATCGCCGGCGAGTTCGGCCTGAAGCTCCAGCTCCTGTCCGACGTGTCCGACAATTTCGACACGCCGATGGACGGCGAGTACCGCATGTATGACGGCGGCACCACGGTGGAGGAGACCAAGGCGGCCCTCCACGCCAAGGCCACCATCTCCATGCAGGAGTACAACACGACCCAGACCCTGCAATTCTGCAAGGAGAAGGGCCAGGACGTCGCCAAGTTCAACTACCCGATGGGCGTGACCGCCACCGACGAGCTGCTGCTGAAGCTGGCGGAACTGTCGGGCAAGCCGGTCCCGGCCAGCCTGAAGCTGGAACGCGGCCGTCTGGTCGACGCCATCGCCGACAGCCACACCCACATGCACGGCAAGCGTTTCGCGGTCTACGGCGACCCGGACTTCTGCATCGGCATGTCGCGCTTCCTGCTGGAGCTGGGTGCCGAGCCGGTCCACATCCTGTCGACGTCGGGCTCGAAGAAGTGGGAGAAGCAGGTCCAGAAGGTTCTGGACGGCTCGCCCTTCGGCGCCTCAGGCAAGGCCTATGGCGGCAAGGATCTGTGGCACCTGCGCTCGCTGGTCTTCACCGACAAGGTCGACTACATCATCGGCAACAGCTACGGCAAGTATCTGGAACGCGATACCAAGATCCCGCTGATCCGCCTGACCTACCCGATCTTCGACCGTCACCATCACCACCGCTACCCGACCTGGGGCTACCAGGGCGCGCTGAACGTGCTGGTGCGCATCCTCGACCGCATCTTCGAGGACATCGACGCCAACACCAACATCGTCGGTCAGACCGACTACTCGTTCGACCTGATCCGCTGATCCGCCAAGGATCGGCAACACCCAGGCATCGGTTCCAGCCCACCCGTCGACCGGGGAGTCCATCCCCCCGGCCGACGGCAACCTCCCTGAGCCGGAGAGCACCCGAAACGGCGCTCTCCGGCTTTTTTGTTCGAAGGGGATTCCGGCGATTCCAATTGAATCCAGGGCCACTGGCGAACGAATTGGACGGAGCTCCAATCAATGGTGGAAATTTAATTTCTTAAAATGAGCAGCAATATTTTACACTCGAGGTTCAAAATAATAATCCGTCATACTCATAACCATATAGACGTTCTATATGCGGATTAAGGGAATTGAGCTTTGATTTCTATTCATTAGCTTCTCCTTGTTTCTTGCATTTACCAGATATTTTATTGATCATTCAGTGCCACTACTTATTGACCGACCACCTCGGTCAGATATCTATGATACTGCAAACTGCAATCAGGCAGGCGCATCACGGGGGTGGCGATGATCGGCTTCATGCGGGCGATAAAGGGAAAGGGTTCAGACAGCAAAGCGATCCTGTCCGCGCTGAATCACTCGCAGGCGGTGATCGAGTTCGCCATAGATGGCACGATCCTGGACGCCAATCCCAATTTCCTGACGGTGATGGGCTATACCCTACCGGAAATCGTCGGACACCATCACAGGATGTTCATCGACCAAGCCGAACAGAACAGCACCGCCTATCGCGAATTCTGGGATCGGCTGAAGCGCGGCGAATTCCAGAGGGCGCTCTACAAACGCATCGGCAAGAACGGCCGGGAGGTCTGGGTCGAGGCCACCTACAATCCCATCCTCGACAGCGGCGGGCGTCCCTGCAAGGTCATCAAGATCGCCACCGACGTCACCGAACGGCAGAAGATCAACGCCGACCTCCGCGGCAAGGTCGAGGCCCTTTCACGCTCGCAGGCGGTGATCGAATTCAATCCCGACGGCACCGTCATCACCGCCAACGAGAATTTCCTGAAGGTGCTCGGCTACAGCCTGGACGAGGTGCGCGGGCGTCACCACAGCATGTTCGTCGATCCCGGCGAACGCGACGGTGCAGCCTATCGCGAATTCTGGCGCACGCTGAACAAAGGCCAGTTCGAAGCCGCCCAATACCGACGCATCGGCAAGGGTGGCCGGGTGGCCTGGATCCAGGCCAGCTACAACCCGGTCTTCGACGACGCCGGCCGCCTGTGCAAGATCGTGAAATTCGCGACGGACATCACGGAGCAGGTTCGCCTCCTCGAACGCTTGAAGCTTCTTATCGACACCAATTTCGGCGAGATCGAAAAAGCGATGGGCAGTGCCCATCAACGGGCGGACGCCGCCGCCGTGGCATCGACCGAGACACGGGCGACGGTCCAGACCATCGCCGCCGGTGCCGAGGAGATGGCATCCTCCGCCCAGGAGATCGCCAACAGCATGACGC from Azospirillum thiophilum includes:
- a CDS encoding NAD(+)--dinitrogen-reductase ADP-D-ribosyltransferase — encoded protein: MADGAVMRDAKGRPVDPDSPLALRTHRTNLVNVPAAALCGEAYNDEPRRLRIGATRSEHAALFEALDESRNALSASDVFQRYMAGIFGVNPDFSGSEGPDGKRRFRASYLRLLKGWMFDSNLAEGAVLKGWVESRFGLLPTFHREPIRRFASDAWTAYGEEKQSTRFHNNNIHLQLDLLYEFCQWTIRRGWPEAPMPNWASHIRLYRGVNDFEEHHIVARPDKRTAVLRLNNLCSFSINRDIAGQFGDYILDAWVPLPKVVFFRDILPRYPFQGEGEYLVIGGDYRVGVSLL
- the nifH gene encoding nitrogenase iron protein — encoded protein: MAKAPLRQIAFYGKGGIGKSTTSQNTLAALVELDQKILIVGCDPKADSTRLILHAKAQDTVLHLAAEAGSVEDLELEDVLKVGYKNIKCVESGGPEPGVGCAGRGVITSINFLEENGAYDDVDYVSYDVLGDVVCGGFAMPIRENKAQEIYIVMSGEMMALYAANNIAKGILKYAHSGGVRLGGLICNERQTDKEWDLADALAKRLGSKLIHFVPRDNIVQHAELRRMTVIEYAPESKQAGEYRALANKIHANSGQGCIPTPITMEELEEMLMDFGIMKTEEQQLAELAAKEAAKAGA
- the nifD gene encoding nitrogenase molybdenum-iron protein alpha chain, with product MSLSENTTVDVKNLVNEVLEAYPEKARKRRAKHLNVLEAEAKDCGVKSNVKSIPGVMTIRGCAYAGSKGVVWGPIKDMIHISHGPVGCGYYSWSGRRNYYIGDTGVDSWGTMHFTSDFQEKDIVFGGDKKLHKVIEEINELFPLVNGISIQSECPIGLIGDDIEAVARAKSAEIGKPVIPVRCEGFRGVSQSLGHHIANDTIRDWVFEKTSPKPDFVSTPYDVTIIGDYNIGGDAWSSRILLEEIGLRVIAQWSGDGTMAELENTPKAKVNLIHCYRSMNYIARHMEEKYNIPWMEYNFFGPSQIAESLRKIAALFDDKIKENAEKVIARYQPMVDAVIAKYRTRLEGKKVMIYVGGLRPRHVVDAYHDLGMEIIGTGYEFAHNDDYQRTPHYVKEGTLIYDDVTAFELEKFVEAIRPDLVASGIKEKYVFQKMGLPFRQMHSWDYSGPYHGYDGFAIFARDMDLAINNPVWGVMKAPF
- the nifK gene encoding nitrogenase molybdenum-iron protein subunit beta, translating into MTDKLSQSADKVLDHYTLFRQPEYAAMFEKKKAEFEYGHSDEEVARVSEWTKSEEYKAKNFAREAVVINPTKACQPIGAMFAAQGFEGTLPFVHGSQGCVAYYRTHLTRHFKEPNSAVSSSMTEDAAVFGGLNNMIDGLANAYALYKPKMIAVMTTCMAEVIGDDLQGFIANAKTKDSVPADFPVPYAHTPAFVGSHIVGYDNMIKGILNNFWGSSENFDTPKTEQINLIPGFDGFAVGNNRELKRIAGEFGLKLQLLSDVSDNFDTPMDGEYRMYDGGTTVEETKAALHAKATISMQEYNTTQTLQFCKEKGQDVAKFNYPMGVTATDELLLKLAELSGKPVPASLKLERGRLVDAIADSHTHMHGKRFAVYGDPDFCIGMSRFLLELGAEPVHILSTSGSKKWEKQVQKVLDGSPFGASGKAYGGKDLWHLRSLVFTDKVDYIIGNSYGKYLERDTKIPLIRLTYPIFDRHHHHRYPTWGYQGALNVLVRILDRIFEDIDANTNIVGQTDYSFDLIR